The proteins below come from a single Holdemania massiliensis genomic window:
- a CDS encoding sensor domain-containing diguanylate cyclase — translation MFHCKLQVLIISSSSAWERAMSLALPPQRFEIEIKTCPELADRPLAKIDMLILDEPNQEDLPELRERCGSQTLLIVCTEASAQAPIWTTLCPLCDDIWRKPMPQPLITQAFQRWLDALKTKKELWLTNNYLESTINSIPDLVWFKDIRGVHVNVNDAFCHAVGKTKADVIGRGHYYIWDLKQEEYEKGEYVCLETEEMVLKARKTCLFDEKVKSKHGLRQFKTYKTPILDENGEPMGTVGIAHDVTDLENMGTEMAILLRSMPFSILVVNSDNVIINVNERFEDYFSVQAEEILGQNYSQWQAQVLPHLHGAEASEFREATIQDEKGERLLEIRKEPIYDIFMNLAGQLYIFRDITTQRQMEQQILFNSNTDFLTGLFNRRHFYEILAKERGDQRVSLIYVDLDYFKLLNDTQGHQAGDEALILTSDLLKQCFPDAVLTRLGGDEFLILYLGDWELNDLKQRSEIFLREMSEQFRSHSELPHLTASIGIAQTDDPQLSVDQLMQRSDQALYQAKQRGRDQICIYGAENGQPF, via the coding sequence ATGTTTCATTGTAAATTACAGGTTCTGATCATCAGTTCAAGCTCTGCCTGGGAACGCGCGATGTCTCTGGCCCTGCCGCCCCAACGTTTTGAAATAGAAATTAAAACCTGTCCTGAGCTTGCGGATCGGCCGCTGGCAAAGATCGACATGCTGATCCTGGATGAACCAAATCAGGAAGATCTGCCTGAATTGCGCGAGCGCTGCGGCAGCCAAACGCTGCTGATCGTCTGCACCGAAGCCTCTGCACAGGCTCCAATCTGGACAACACTGTGTCCGCTTTGTGATGATATCTGGCGCAAACCGATGCCCCAGCCGTTGATCACTCAGGCTTTTCAACGCTGGCTGGATGCGCTGAAAACCAAAAAAGAGCTGTGGCTGACGAACAATTATCTGGAATCAACGATCAACAGTATTCCGGATCTTGTCTGGTTCAAGGATATCCGCGGCGTTCATGTCAACGTCAACGATGCTTTCTGCCATGCCGTCGGCAAGACGAAAGCGGATGTCATCGGACGGGGTCATTATTATATCTGGGATCTGAAACAGGAAGAATATGAGAAAGGCGAATATGTCTGTCTGGAAACGGAAGAAATGGTGCTGAAGGCGCGCAAAACCTGTCTGTTTGATGAAAAAGTCAAAAGCAAACATGGGCTGCGTCAGTTCAAGACCTACAAAACCCCGATCCTGGACGAAAATGGAGAACCGATGGGAACCGTCGGCATCGCACATGACGTCACCGATTTAGAAAACATGGGAACCGAAATGGCGATCCTTCTGCGCAGCATGCCTTTTTCCATTCTGGTCGTCAACAGCGACAATGTGATCATCAATGTCAATGAACGCTTTGAGGATTACTTCTCAGTTCAGGCTGAGGAAATCCTCGGCCAAAATTACAGTCAATGGCAGGCTCAGGTCCTTCCCCATCTGCACGGCGCGGAAGCTTCAGAATTTCGGGAAGCGACTATCCAGGATGAAAAAGGCGAACGGCTGTTGGAAATCCGCAAAGAACCGATCTACGATATATTCATGAATCTGGCCGGACAGCTGTATATCTTCCGTGATATCACAACTCAGCGTCAGATGGAGCAGCAGATTCTCTTTAATTCCAACACTGATTTTCTCACCGGATTGTTCAACCGCCGGCATTTCTATGAGATTCTGGCTAAGGAACGAGGGGATCAGCGGGTCAGTCTGATCTATGTGGATCTGGATTATTTCAAGCTGCTCAATGACACCCAGGGACATCAGGCCGGCGATGAAGCGCTGATCTTGACCTCGGATTTATTAAAGCAATGTTTCCCGGACGCTGTGCTGACACGGCTAGGCGGCGATGAGTTTCTGATTTTATATCTGGGGGATTGGGAATTGAATGACCTGAAGCAACGATCCGAGATTTTCCTCAGAGAAATGAGCGAACAATTCCGCTCGCATTCAGAACTGCCGCACTTAACCGCCAGCATCGGCATTGCCCAAACGGATGATCCGCAGCTTTCCGTGGATCAGTTAATGCAGCGCAGCGATCAGGCGCTGTATCAGGCAAAACAACGGGGCCGTGATCAAATCTGCATCTATGGAGCTGAAAACGGGCAACCCTTCTGA
- a CDS encoding glucosamine-6-phosphate deaminase produces the protein MRTIKKEELTVKIFETRQELGRQAASEVAAAIRSLLQIKPEISLVFASAPSQNEFLASLGQEAIDWGRITAFNMDEYVGIDPAAPQSFGAFLKRSLYDRVPLKQVHLFDSQAADPQQECLRYGTLLEAAKPDICIYGIGENGHLAFNDPPVADFADPKIVKLVELDAICRQQQVNDGCFAALDEVPKQAFTLTIPVLMRIPQLFGMVPGETKIAAIDKTINGPVTTACPASILRTHPHAVLYLDEISAQKIH, from the coding sequence ATGCGGACTATAAAAAAAGAAGAACTTACGGTTAAGATTTTTGAAACACGTCAGGAATTAGGCCGTCAGGCCGCCTCGGAGGTTGCCGCGGCAATACGAAGTTTATTGCAGATCAAGCCGGAGATCAGCCTTGTTTTTGCCTCCGCCCCCTCGCAGAATGAGTTTCTCGCTTCTTTAGGACAGGAAGCGATTGACTGGGGCAGAATTACCGCGTTCAATATGGATGAATACGTCGGCATCGATCCCGCTGCCCCGCAGAGTTTCGGCGCTTTTCTCAAGCGCTCGCTGTATGACCGCGTGCCTTTGAAACAGGTACATTTGTTTGACAGCCAAGCCGCTGATCCGCAGCAGGAATGCCTGCGTTATGGAACCCTGCTGGAAGCGGCGAAGCCGGATATCTGCATTTATGGAATTGGAGAGAACGGGCATCTGGCGTTCAACGATCCGCCGGTCGCGGATTTTGCGGATCCCAAAATTGTCAAACTGGTCGAGCTGGATGCCATCTGCCGACAGCAACAGGTCAACGACGGCTGTTTTGCGGCGCTGGATGAAGTTCCGAAGCAGGCGTTTACGCTCACCATTCCGGTCTTGATGCGGATCCCGCAGCTGTTTGGCATGGTGCCGGGAGAAACCAAGATCGCCGCAATTGACAAGACGATCAACGGTCCGGTGACCACTGCCTGTCCTGCCAGCATTCTGCGTACGCATCCGCACGCTGTTTTGTATCTGGATGAGATCAGCGCGCAGAAGATTCATTGA